The following proteins are co-located in the Leucoraja erinacea ecotype New England chromosome 4, Leri_hhj_1, whole genome shotgun sequence genome:
- the LOC129696432 gene encoding E3 ubiquitin-protein ligase RNF114, which yields MGNTASRGGEEQMEEMVSRGAEDFECPVCLQVLERPVRTQCGHVFCQECHTINYRMNGGKCALCRREVCLTDQVAMDIEQRMMSKREKCRGCGDTVRLSALREHARSCSRYLEEDHQETETCPLPRTSPASHREPARSPVTSAYTCPYCHERNFDAIGLVDHCITNHYFEPHRAVCPICASMPWGVPNYYSRNLIAHLALRHQFSYDHFVDYNQDENIMLQSVILNSFQAN from the exons ATGGGTAACACAGCGAGCCGCGGTGGCGAGGAGCAGATGGAAGAGATGGTCTCGCGGGGAGCGGAGGACTTCGAGTGCCCCGTGTGTTTGCAAGTGTTGGAGAGACCCGTGCGGACCCAGTGCGGGCATGT ATTTTGCCAGGAATGCCACACGATAAATTACAGGATGAACGGTGGGAAATGCGCGCTGTGCCGGCGAGAAGTTTGTCTGACGGATCAAGTCGCCATGGACATCGAGCAGCGGATGATGTCCAAGCGAGAGAAGTGTCGGGGCTGTGGCGACACT gtgaggttgtccgcgTTGAGGGAGCATGCAAGAAGCTGCTCGAGGTATCTGGAGGAGGATCACCAGGAGACTGAAACCTGCCCTCTGCCCCGGACAAGTCCTGCCTCACACAG GGAACCAGCAAGATCGCCGGTGACCTCAGCCTACACCTGCCCTTACTGCCACGAGAGGAACTTTGATGCCATCGGCCTAGTCGATCACTGCATAACAAACCATTACTTTGAACCCCATCGAGCG GTGTGTCCGATCTGTGCATCAATGCCATGGGGGGTTCCTAATTACTACAGCAGAAACTTAATCGCTCACCTCGCACTACGACATCAGTTCAGCTACGATCACTTTGTG GATTATAATCAAGATGAAAACATCATGTTGCAAAGTGTCATCTTGAATTCATTTCAGGCAAACTGA